Part of the Odontesthes bonariensis isolate fOdoBon6 chromosome 15, fOdoBon6.hap1, whole genome shotgun sequence genome, ATGGTTGAGGATGACAAACAGCTGGCCCTGGATCTTGGCGGTGAGTTCAATCAGCTCGCAACATCTGTTCAGATTCTGGTCACAGGAAATCACCTGTGAAAGGAAACAAACTCTTGCATTTATCATTTTAGGAATATAAAGGACTTCAgcttttagacttttttttcttttctgtttcctgttgCAGTTACGCGGCTTAATGTTACAGTAACTCTTTTGTCACGATTGACATAAAGAcctttgaaaatgttttaaaacctttcTAAAGTCACTTTAAAAAAGAGATGTGGGCAAATTCTTTCCACTCAATCAAGGAAAAGTAATAAGCTCTGCAAGAGAAGCATTACGTTAGCATAACTTGTAAGAGACCTTGACATAAAGTGACTATATTTTGTTTGTCCTGTTATGATTGAATATTTGAAGTATCTTAGTCATGCACATGTAAATGCCTTGTTTTGCTTTTATTAACCTGGATAAGGTCttacttgtttctttttttttttttttttttttttttaaactctgaaTATTTCAGTGCTCCAACAAAAACATGGTATGTCCAATAGGCTCTGATTGTGGCTGAGATGCAATCGTGCACACAGGATCCAGAACCTTGAAGCTCAAATGACCATGTTTGCAGGCATCTGAATAAGGATGCTCAAATTCCATATAAACACCAGAATAAGACTCTAAGATCAGATACTAATTTCCATTAGTAACTGCCTGCTTTGACTTCATGCTGTTTTATATCAACAACTAGTGACTACCCTTCTTTGTGTTTGTCCACTCTTTCTGCCACACACTCTTATGTTTGCCTTGATGATGGATCTATAGTTGGAAAATCCTGCAGCCCAACATCAACATCCGTCCTCAGCACCCTTAAAGTTGTCATATCCTCTTTCCTGTCCATCCCAAGATAAGCTGGCATGCAAAGACAACCAACAGAACCTGCAGTCTCTTCAGTTTTGTACAATGGTGCCAACAGCTACACCACAAAGTCAAATCAGGTCCCTGACTGGTTGTTTTTCAGTGGCAAGTTGAGTCTGAGTGTATGACTACCCTCCTCTGTCCACTGTATTACTCTTATTGTGACAACTGGCTTTGTTGCATTATTCTGAAACCCTTTCATACAGTTAGTTATCCTTTACGGAGTAAGGTTCAGGCATTTTAAGAGACACAGCTGAATTCTAGGATCAACCACATCACTATAAATTGGGAGGTGATGTTTCCAGCTGTTTTACCCTTTAATCTACACAGATATGTCATTCAAATAATTATCTAACACTACTTAAAGTACATGGAACTGGTTACTCTCGCTAATGTAAGTCACACTTGTTGCCAGTAAAGCCAGAATTTGAGTCATGGTGAAGACCCCAAAACACATTTCCTGTGCTGTAGCCTTTAGTAAGATTTGATGTGGCTGCAATCCCATATGGTGGCTCTGTGGTTTATCGAGTATCCCAGCCAGCACCTAATGACTTTTCCCAGTGGCAATGCATTACAGTTATCCCTTTGTCACACTTGGCCAAAATCTTTTCGTCTTATTTTAAATAAGTATGGAGATGCACTCCCaagaatttgaattgaatagggctcgggcacgtgacgtcactacgtgagcggcggccatactggaggctcagaactgttttgtttacattgttttccactgcgcgcagacgtactcccgcctggtctcggaactttcttcgttggtttatctattttacttattgtctttgccactatggtcgcacattgctgtgtcgtggggtgcaatagcgtaagccgtgacaggaatgggggggaaatcgtaaatggtttgtctttttaccggtttcctgcttggaggcgcacccacggagaccaagtgtccgagataacaaagcgtcgtcgactagcatggatcgctgctgtaagacgaccaagcataactttccactcaatcccggtgtcgatgagagtgtgttctctgcattttcattctggtaagttacagacttttgtgtgctgaggtaaagatccccgccttcacaagaggacactgtcagttggaagcaagggatgtctcaatgggttaaaagcggaggacaaatttcgtgtgtatgcatgtatacatgacaataaatctgatcttaatcttaatttaatgtggaaaatacaaggaaaattgcccatctccaaattcacatggaaagggcgattggaactgtcagaaacaatacacctttttgtcagcaaaagtacctatcaacatagttctgccatgcgaaggtgaagacaaaacattctttgacaagattgtgtctgtatgttgtactctgaccaccatgagcaggagtgttgtgcaaagttgaagtcgtctgaaataaatatgctttgagatacagccaagtgtgtgtgtttcattatttatttacaagtagagtaacatgacaaaagtgtaaagtgtcattagaattgaaactgttgcaaagtataagcactgacaccacatactatatacgcaattatgtccgaaagggtgaacttaggcagtaaatcttcgtcgacaatccattccttgctcggtatttcataagggtccagtccgtttataacgccaatcttctgtatgtaccgatctctggcttccttctgtaatgtatcccggtatatcccacatcctttcttcgattttaacatgcttttctctcacttttctctcactgtttggtccttgatctccgtcttgcctcagggtttgtttacgagattgagcctccaatatggcgaccatatcccagaatgcaacgcgtgtgcccgagccctattgcCTGTCCATAGGACACACATGCTAGATAAACCTTGACTTTCagttttttactgtaaaaaagaccgctttttattctttaaattacatttttggATCATTATGTTACTATAGCACAAGTTCCAACTTATTTCTTCCTATTAAGTTTAGAAAAATTGTTTCGGCTCCGTGAAACGCGCCGGTTCCGGTTGGAGCGCCCTAGTTCCGGTGTAGTTACCGAGTGGGATTTCTACCGGAAGCAACAGGAAGAGAACCATCTTAAAAGTGAAACATCTTTGGAACTGTCCAGCCGTAGCCATGGCGACTGGCGTCCATGGCAACCAAACTCTACTTAAATCAATGTAATCTAAGATAGTGCATTCCTTTGCTGTGTTGCTTTGAATtattaaatgcatttttaaaacaCTGCAATTCAGCTGTTTGATAAATAACAAaaatgaccattttatttaaaagtaaataaaatggCACTTTTACGAGACTTCTTTAAGAAATACCTACACAATCACCAAGAGTAAAAGTAAAGTATCATTTTGAAAGGAGGAGGTGGATATCATGTGTATCCTTTTGACGAACATTTCCAACTGAATATTATCGTAATAATGACCAAACACTGATGCCCGGCTAAGGGCAGGTGAAGTGGCTTGGTCAGATTTAGGCCGACCGTGACTTAGTGATGAACTTACGTGGTAGTCTTTGTGCCAGCTCTCAAGCTTGTCCTGCAAGACGCTGAAGGAAGATGTATTGGTCAATCTCCTTAAAGTGTCCGCCATGTCCGTCCAAAATAACTAATCCTCAGAGGTTTAAAATACcccaggaggagcaggaggcgGAGGGTTCGATCTGGAGTAAGAAATTCCTGGCTCTGCAGCTTTCTCCACCCTCGACACACAGATGCCAAGCACCGCCTCAGTTGTGGCAACCAAGCAAAGAGGCGAGCAGACAACCAGAGCAGACAACCAGAGCAGACAACCAGGGCGCGTTAGATAAATAACTGCTGACGGTCGGTGTGTGAGCGCGAGCCCCTCAGTCAGTCCTCTGCGGGTGCTGTTTACTTGTGACACCAAAAGCTACGATTGTAATGTTATACTGTCAAACGAAACCAAACGCCTGAAAAGCAACCCCCAGAAACACGGGTGCTGGTGTATCTGCTCGCTATGCGACTGTGTTGGATTAAATCCGATTATATTGTAGTATGACACGCTAAACTTTTTCTACCTGCCTGTTTAACATTCCACTCCAACACTCTATTGACTGCAATTTGCACAGCTGTcaatattttcattattttacatTTGTCAGTAGCTACAATATTTAATTAATATATTTAATTAACATatataaattaaatattttaattaaatattGTAGCTACAATAGCAGTATATATACTGTCTGCTCTTTCATTCATTTGCACTATTTTCACATTTAATTTGTCCTGGTTACTTATGTACAACTGCACTGTGTGCCTTTAATTACCCCACGGGGACAAATAATGTTTTcggaatttaattgaattaaactgaattaaGTGTGGGAGCCCTTTGTGAGACATTTACTGCTTTTAAAACAGCTGGTGCACAATCAGAGTGACTAACTACATGGTAgttttatatatgtgtgtgtgtgtgtgtgtgtgtgtgtgtgtgtgtgtgtgtgtgtgtgtgtgtgtgtgtgtgtgtgtgtgtgtgcgtgcgtgcgtgcgtgtgcgtgtgtgtgtgtgtgtgtacgtgtgtattTGCTTGTATAAACTTTTTCTATGAACAATACATTGTCATCTCACAAACATTCAGTATCAAGTCTAAATGAACATTCAGTTTTTATAATCTGTCCAAAAGATCTTATACAGCGTACAAGGATGAAGTTTTTTTCATTATACACACAATCCACCGAATGTTTATCATAGACTTTTCGCAATCTATGGGGCTTTACTTTACCCATGGAAACTTTGAATGgaggtatttttctattttaggATATCTCCTTCATTGGCTGGTTGAACTTGGGATGGACCATCTCTTCCATCGTCGCCACGGTGCCCTTGACACGCTTAGCACAAATAATCTCTCGTTCGTCTTCATGTAGCCTTTTTATTCACAAGTATGTCATATCGCTGAATATCACTGTGTCACTCTGTCAACAACTCAACtcaacccttttttttcttttctccctcgACGTGGAACAGTGGTACGTTCCCCGTCAATCCGCTGGCAGAAGAGGGAGGGTCAACATGGCGTCCGAGCAGGTCCGTTATGATCTCTACTCGCTGTCATTCTTGCATTTTACTACGTTCTTTCGCTATTTCCTGCTTACGGAGTGGCTCGTAATTCATTTTGAATTATAAAAAGCTTAAATTAAAGGGATTCGTTTAAATGTATCGCGTTTTGTTCTTGTGCCCTTTGGAAAAATCTGTGCAGCCCAATAAATTGTGGCCTCCGCGTCGTTATTATCGTTTGGCGTTGTTTGGAAATAATAATGTGGCTGTATTAACAGGCCCGCTGTTTGACAACGAAGCAATAAAAAATAGAACAGAATAAAAAATGGCAACAGAAACCATAGATTAAGGGAGAAAGTGGAGAGGATATGCCATTTTGCTGCTGAAATGAGTGCAGTTTATTTTTAGTTCTGGTCACAGACCGACTGTCGCGGAGCATTTAGCAGATGCATTCCGGCGCAGAGAGCTCTTTATGTGTTTTATGGCTTTGGGCAGTAAATGGAGAGAAACCCCTTAAAATATCGCATTGTACATACCTGAGCGATGAATGCACGAGAACACTACCGCTGTGTTAAAATGTGATCAGACCTGTGAGAGATGTGAGGTGAATAAATATTTGTGATAAGGCAGCCTGTCTCTTAGATTAAGTGTATTAGGAAGAGTGAGCTTCAATTTATTAGTAGAGTTACTTATTGATTATGGGacctgttttgttaaatgtgcagATTTAGTGTCGTTTAGaggtttgttttgctttgtaggAGAGCTCCAATGGGCCGGTGAAGAAGTCCATGCGAGAGAAGGCCATAGAGAGACGCAACATCAACAAGGAACACAACAGTAACTTCAAAGCGGGCTATGTACCTATCGAAGAGGAGCGCCTTCATAAGACGGGGCTGAGAGGACGCAAGGGAAACATGGCTGTTTGCATCAttgttctcctcttcctcctggcCTTAATAAACCTCATTGTGAGTGGCTCACGCCTCACAACACTTATGTTCATCACACACACCTTGCTAAAGTAATAAAAAGTGTGACTCGTGGCATTTAAAGTCTGCGACAACTCTGCTGTCCCTCAGATCACACTGGTGATATGGACAGTGATTCGCATTGGCCCGAACGGCTGCGACAGCATGGAGTTCCATGAGAGTGGCCTGCTGCGCTTCAAGCAGAAGGCGGACATGGGCGTGGTTCACCCTCTGCACAAGAGCACGGTGGGAGGCCGTAAAGACCAGGACCTGGTCCTTGTTGGCAACAACAACCCGGTGAGAAAAAGCAGAAATCAAGGGCTAAACACTCAGCTTTTTTAAATGAGGTGATGCGCTGCGGGCCCACCCTCAGAGctattttcttttatgtcaTGTGTGTTGCTAACAGGTAGTGTTCCAGCAAGGCACCACCAAGCTGAGCGTAGAAAAGGACAAGACCTCGGTCGTCAGCGATGTTGGCATATCCTTCACAGACCCTCGGACGCAGAACACCTTCTTCAGCACAGACTTTGAAAACCACGAGTTCCATCTGCCCAAAGGAGTCAAAGTCCTCAGTGTTAAAAAGGCCTCCACAGAAAGGGTGTGTATGCTAATATATATCTAACAAAAAAGTGTTTCGCAACTTTGGCATCGGGTACTGTTGTTGCACAATAATCCATCATGACCAAGTGAAACTatttgaagttaaaaaaaagggaCTAAAAGAAAAAGCCCTCATTAACACCGTTGATGGGGTGAAAAGGAGAAAGTTCAGACATGGCTGGAAATTCCTATTTAAACGCTGTAGAAGCTGAGGATCCATGATTTAGAGAAAGCTGTTGTTTTCTAAGGACAAATATCTGAATGCCCTTAATTTGCTTACCTAAAAGAGAGTTTCGTAGCTTGGCTGTCTGTGGAGAGACATGATGAGCTCACAGCTAATTACACAGTTTCAAGACGCAAAGCTATAATCCCTCACAGTGGCGCTTTCAAAACAGTCCAAATCATTCAAATCATAATCATCATGGTGTTACAGCTTGAGCCTctgtatcaaatcaaatatttTGCATCTGTTTTTTAGATCACCAGTAGTCCATCATCCGACCTGAACATCAAGGGGGACAGCAAGGCCATCATTCGtggcaatgagggtgtgaacaTCATGGGACGGACTGTAGAGTTTAAAATGGGTGGAGACATCATGCTCAGGGCTGTAAGTATTCCTTGCAGCACTGCGTGCAGTATGTAGCGTTTGCATGTATGTACGGACCATCAGGCGCAGAGCTGGAAAATGGGGGGTGACTTGTGGGTTTTCCTCTTTGCAGGAGAACAGCATCGTGCTCAACGGGTCAGTCATGTTCAATGCCACACGCATCCCCAACTCCGCAGGAGGCGAGTATTTCAATGACAGTCTGGAGAGGTACAAGCTCTGCATGTGTGAAGATCGGACTCTGTTCCGTGTGCTGGTGAAATTTCCCAACATGGGGTGCCAGACATCAGACAACCCGTGTAGAAAAGCTCACTAGGACCGATCTGCTGTCACACAACCCCTGCAGTCTGTAGCCACTGAAATCAAACAAACCACTTTGacatttgtgtgttttggaTTGAATATTGTTGCAAAGTTTTGGATATCTTTAATGGCTTGCAAAGAACATCAAATTCAGGTGAACTATCTGAGTGCCAAACGCTGATCATGTGACAGATCATTTCCACTTATCCAAAGATATCACTTGTAAGTACTTCTCTTGTTCTGCAGAATTGCCAACCATCATCTAAAATTCACAACACCTTATGGCTGCACATTACCTTTATGCTTATGAGGGATAGAGTAGTTCACCTTGCCCGTTGGTAGCAATTATAAGCTgcagtatttattttttgccgTGTTGTCAACTGTCACTAATACACAAACCCTACGGAGGGTTTGTTTAAGATTTGATTATTCCTGGCAGCTGTATATATTATCGCTAGTATATGAACTGAGACATGTGAGACGCTACATGGTAATTATGACGTGTGTAACGCTTCCAGTTGTGCAGAATTTGAGATCATTTGTAATATGTAAAATACATTTTAGGCCGTCCAGTGATACGAAAGCAGAGCAGATCTCCTTCTGCACATCTTGGACTTTATATCATGCATGTGCCAACAGATTTAAAGGGATGATATATTTAATAAATATATTCTAATTTTATTGCAGAAGCTTTTTTACAGCGAGAAAAAATATAATTGTGGTAAAACAGAATGAGAGTGTGCACTAAATGATACTACAGATAAATGCCTATGTATTTAAATGTTGAGAGATATGAAATAACTCGGGGTGAAGCCTGTGTAGAGTGGTTTGAGTTTTTACTTTGCTTTGGATCTTCTTGTATGTTGTATCTCAGTATTGATGTTGAGAACATTTGTTGTAGTTCTCAGAGTGCAGACGTGATGCCTTTTGTGAGAGAAACTGTGTTTTTGATCACCTACATGGAATGACATGTGACATGTGTGAACCAGCCTCATTTGAAAGTTAGTCCAAAATGTCATGAGTTTGTTTGTGTCAATAAAGAAACTTGTTGCCATGCGAAACATTGCGTCAATAAATGCCTCATCGTTTATCTGGtcatttaaaatcataaaaatacAATACCCCCCCCCCATGCAACATAAACTTTAAAGGACCGCTTGCTTATCTGTCATACCTCAAGAGAAAAACAATGACAGTAAGACATTAACTCGACATGTAAATGATTGAATCACGGAGTGGCATCTTTGGGCAGGTGCTTGTTAAGCAAGGCGCAGCAAAATCCACTTCAGACTTTGATCCGAACATGCTCGAGAGTGCTTTCTGGGTGGGAAAAGAGTCACAAGCTTTCCTACCTGTTCACTGCAGAGCGTATACACAGGTGAGTTGCTGTATTGATGAATAATATTCTTTGTCATATTCACTGAGGACTTTTAATCTTTAACGTAGAGATGTGAAAGTCACAACATGTCCTACTATGACAAACTAATCTTGTATTCTTTTTCTATGTTTATGTGTTTCAGGGGGTGGCTTGCGATGGCAGTACCCCGGGCGTTTTTGACTGCGGCGGTCCTCCTGGTGTCTTTTGGTTCCCGTTGCTCTTCCTTACCTGTCTGTCCGCAGTCCTGCAACTGTCAGAGAGCTCCACTGCTCAACTGCTCATCATCTGGCCTGTCCTCAGTGCCACAACTCATCCAATACTCTGTCACAGAGCTAGACTTGTCTCATAACCTCCTCGCCTCTGTAACACTTCACCGTCCACATCATAATCTCAGGAGCATATGGCTGGGAAACAACAGCATCACACACTTATCTCTCTGCACAGAGAGAAATGTCGGGGGTCGATATCTCAGACATCGCTTGGGAACTTGGAGTGGAAAGGGGTGCCTGACTTGGGCCCCCACCCTGCAGCTGCTATCTGTTGAGAGGAATCAGCTTGAACAGCTTCCAGAGGGTGAGTCAGTGCAATATATTGTAGTCATATACCCATAAAAAGATGACCATGTCAGTGCAATTTAAGAATCTAAAAGCATGATCTAATCAAGTGTCAGGTGCAGCTGTtaacaaaatgattaaaattatGTCACGGAAAATGCTAAAGCTAAAAGTGGTCCAACATAACATTAATATGGAGCTATTTTTTGGCCATGTAGTCAATCATTATCATTGGTATCTATTAAGTGGTATAAAGGTATAAAGGAATGTGAAATGCAAATACTCAATCATTGTTCGGACTGTACACCTTTATTTACCCGTAGGAATGTAACTGAAGAATGTCTATGAGTCACTGTGAAAAGATAAGCCAACCTCAAATGCTACCTTGAAAGGTGGCCTCAGGTCTACGCCATAGTCCACAGCAGAATGAATCTTGGAGGCGTGTGCGAACTGCCTCTACATAAGATTCTCTGATATAAAGAAACCCTCCCACCGATATCTTCTATCTTTAGCACTTTGCTCCATGCCCGAAATGACTGAACCTTCCCAGATAATGACACTGTACGCCCAGCCACAGACAGATGTAAATGGGCAACCCAGCGTTTATCTTTACCCCTGCATCAACATGTTTTCCTTATCACCATCTGAACATGTGTTTTTCAGAAAACTAGCATTGACTATTTTTCTTCTGAAAGCATGTGCCGACAGCCCATTTACCTCACCAGTGCTGTGTTGACTGTCATAGGCCTGATGCTATTTGGTATTCAGATCACAGAACCTTCAGTGCCTCCTCAATGAAGCGTTTGTTTCAGACCAGCCGTCTCAGGGAGATTGTCTCAAGCTAATGAAAAGGAGGAGACGGTGGACAAAACTATTTGCCCAATTGCAGTGGTCACATTGTTAAAGTGTTTCCTaagaaaataagacaaaaaactATTCGGATTcattagattagattgtactttatttaacccacaacggggaaattcacttgtcacagcagcaacaacagacatgaaacaagaaattaaaaaagataaaacattttttttttaaagaaaaaaagtactaaaaagtaagaaaaaaaaaaaagtaagtactAAAAAGTACTCATGGATGAGCTGCATTTTGATCTGGACATTTTTACACAATATCCTACCAAAGGTAGAGAGACCCGTTGTTCATATTTTATAATCTCGGCACTCAAAATACAGCAAACTTCCAAACAAACAATCTTCATAGCTAAGAATAACTTGTGTTAAATTGATTTAATGTACAATAATCTACAGCCGTACTGAACCCGTTATTCTCCCTGAAAACCTTCAAGATACAGTACATACCTTGCTCCCTTCAAGAAGAACCTACTCGTGACGTTGAGTCCTGATGAAACCTTTTGTTTCTGTCATTAAGGTCTGGATGGCATTGAGTCCTTACAGGTTCTGCAGCTCTCTTTCAACAGGATCTCAATCCTGAGACCAGAAGAGCTTAGTCACCTTCGACAGCTCAAAGAGCTAGACTTACAACACAACCTCATCAGACATATCCAACCACAGATGTTCCAGGATTTAGTCCAGCTCAGGGTAAGACTGGCTTCTGCTGCTTAGAAGTTTGTCTTTGAGACAGGTATTGTTGTCTAATTAGGCCTTAATAATCTAACTTTTGAAAGAACATATTGAGAGTATCCTCAAATTGAATATAAATGTTGAATGAGTGTGTTTTTTAATTGTGATAGATAGTCCATCTAATTACTTGTATCAGTATCAGTtatggttgtttttgtttttctctcaaaGGTCCTTGATCTGAGCTTCAACATGTTGACCAGCCTCCATCCTTTGATGTACCTCACGCTGCGCAACATTGGAACAGATGTTAGGCTCGGTGGAAACAGGTGGCAGTGTGACTGCAGCATGCGTAGTCTAAGACGGCGGATGGCTTATGACAACAGCAGAGGGCTGCAGGCTTGGACTGTGGTTTGCATTTTCCCCTCCATCCTCTCAGGCAGAGACCTTCGACAGCTGAGGGAGGAGGACCTAAAATGTTCAAGCACTGAAGACAACCCAGATCTCCACCGAGATGTGACAGTCTATAGTGGCTCTGAGATACTGCTATCTTGCTCTGCACAAGGTAAAACAATCAGGAATTATGTCAAAGAATTACATACATGCAGTATTTAACAATGTACGTTTGTCCAACTCCAACTCCAATTGTCTCTTTTGTAGACTCAGTGTGGTGGACCCCCAGTGGTCAAGCATCTGGGAGCCAGCATCAGGAAGGTCTGGTGATCAGTGACATCTCAGAGAAAGACACAGgattgtatgtatgtgtgtctgaagaaaatcaaattgtgtctgtttttaaccTCCAAATTAGTGAAATAGTAGGTTCAAGAAAATCAAATCTTCCCAGGACCCGCCGACAAATAATCCCACCACACACCTCAAACAGGATAGCAGAAGAGAAAAACCAGAGAGTAGCACAGTCTGACTTGGCTCTGGCTGTGTGTCtgtctattttttttacat contains:
- the sgcb gene encoding beta-sarcoglycan, with product MASEQESSNGPVKKSMREKAIERRNINKEHNSNFKAGYVPIEEERLHKTGLRGRKGNMAVCIIVLLFLLALINLIITLVIWTVIRIGPNGCDSMEFHESGLLRFKQKADMGVVHPLHKSTVGGRKDQDLVLVGNNNPVVFQQGTTKLSVEKDKTSVVSDVGISFTDPRTQNTFFSTDFENHEFHLPKGVKVLSVKKASTERITSSPSSDLNIKGDSKAIIRGNEGVNIMGRTVEFKMGGDIMLRAENSIVLNGSVMFNATRIPNSAGGEYFNDSLERYKLCMCEDRTLFRVLVKFPNMGCQTSDNPCRKAH